In Diaphorobacter ruginosibacter, the genomic stretch CCCAACTCGGGCTTGTATTTCTCGATGACCGAGGCGGTGGCTTGTACCATGCGCGCATGTTCTGCTGGCTCAATGGTATTGAACTTCATGCCAGCCTTGACGAGGTCTTGCACTACGGCTGCTTCCATCTTCCGGCTTACGTCACGATGAAAGGCTTGGGCTTCCTTGCACGATGACTCAAGCACTCCCCGTTCGGTTGCGTTCAGTTTGTCCCAGAACTTTTTGCTCACTAGAACCACCGCGGGCAGATAGACGTGGCGCGTTTCTGTCAGATAGGTCTGGATGTCCTGATAGGAACTGGACTTGGTGACCAGGTACGCACTCTCCTGTCCGTCAATAGCTTTGGTCTCCAGCGCCGTGTAAGTCTCCGGGTAAGGCAGGGGCAGCGGTGTTGCACCTAGAGCCTTGAAGATGTCAATGTAGACGCGGTTTTGCAAGGTGCGCAGTTTGAGATCACGGAAGTCTTCGAGGCGCTTGATGGGATGCTTGCTATTGGTGACCTGTCGGAAACCGTAATCCATGTAGCAAAGACCGATCAGGTTCTTCTCGGAGAATTTCTTGAGCAACGATTGCCCGACTTCACCATCGACAACCGCATCAGCTTCTTTCTCGCTGCGGAAAATGAAAGGCAGATCAAAGATAGCGAGCTCCTTGACGTTGCCCGCCGCTCCGGCAGTGGAGACTACGGACATCTCCAGAATACCGCCTTGGGCAGACGACATGGACTGAATTTCGTTGCCAAGGGTGGCATTGGGGTAACCCGTTACCTTGATCTTGCCCGCACTCTTTTCATTGACTATCTGCGCAAACTTGTCCACGGCCAGGCCAATGGGATTGTCTTTGGCGACTGCATGGCTGAACTTTATCTTGCGTTCCTGAATGTCTTGCGCGTGGGCTTGCACGCCTGTCAGCGCAATGGTGCCTGCGGCAAGCGCCATTGGGATGCGGCGGGTGAACAGGGAAATCTTTGCAACGGTCATGTTTTGTCTCCGAATGGGTGATGCAGCGTAGCTAGTTGGGCTTACTTCAGTTCTTGTCCGTCGAGTTCGCCACCCAGGAATTTGTTGGGCCTGAGAAAGAAACACAACACAAGTGCTCCCTTGGGTGAACGGGCGGTATGGCGATGGCCCTTGGGGCGCCAGACAAAATTGCCGGCGGGATACACACCATCAGCATCTTCGAACTCGCCTTCGAGCACGTAGCTTTGTTCGATTTCTACGTGTTCGTGCAAGGCCAGCTCCGACCCGGGTTGCCAGCGGAAGAGGGCAGTCAGAAGGCCTGTGTCGTCATCCTTGACGAGGATCTTCATGTCAATGCCCGCTGTAGGCGTAGGCTTCCAGGGGAGCTCATCAATGGCCATGTTCCGCGAATCGAGCGGACCATATTTGTCGGCATTGGGCAGGAAGGGGGTCATCAGAGCCATGGGGGTCTCCTGTAGTCAGATAGTGGTGGTATTGGGCGAAAAGCCTGAATGTGCAAGTTGCAAGCGCTAGGCAATGACGGTGTTGGTCAGCTCGCCGATTCCCTGGATTCGTGCGCGCATGGTTTGCCCCACTTGCAGACACTTCGGGGGGGTCTGAGCGAATCCAACGCCCTTTGGGGTTCCCGTGGCGATCACATCACCCGGCAAAAGCGTCATGCCCGCGGAGAGTTGTTCAATGACCGTGGCCACGTTGAAGATCATGGAGTTGGTGTTGTCGCATTGGCGTTGCTGACCGTCGACATCCAGTTCCAACGCCAGGTTGTCCGGGTCGTCGATGGAGCTTGCGTGGACGACCACAGGCCCGAGCGGGCAACTGGTATCCAGGCTTTTGCCCTTGAACCACTGGCCATGCAGTCGCTGGAGGTCACGGGCCGTGACATCGTTGAGGATGGTGTAGCCAAAAATATGCTCGTGGGCTCGCGCGGCCGGAATGTCTCTTCCCCCTTTACCGATGACGATGGCCAGTTCGACTTCGTAGTCAAGACTGTTGGTGAGCGATTCATGGCGCAGTACTTTTGCGCGATGGCCAACCAGCGCGGTTCGGGGCTTTGTGAAGAACTCAATGGCTGGCGGGAAAGCATCGGCAGGACGGCCGTTGGCCAGATTGCCTTCGATGATGTGCTCTCGGTAGTTGCGGCCAACGTTGAATATGTTTCTGCCGACCGCAGCGACGGGAGGAAGCACGACTACCTCGGAATAGGCCAGAGTGTGTTGAGTGCCGTCATTGCGCAACGCATCGCCGCAGGCCTCGATTAATTCTTTCGCGATCGCCAGGGCGATGTCTTGGCCTGCTATCAGTTCATCGACTGATTGCGGTGCAGGCTTGGTAGGCCACGCTGCGGTGAGATCCACAATCCGAGTGTCATTGATGAGGGCGCCAAGCCGGACACCTTCGGTATGGGTAAAGTTGAGGAACTTCATAGCTTCTTCAGGGAGATGGAGGATCAAGATCTTTCTCGCGAGCTTGCCTGCTCGACGGCCACATAGAGTTCGCGCACGTGTGCACGGGCTCGGGATTCGGCAAGATCGGCATCGCGGTGTTCGATGGCATCAATGATTTCAAGGTGCTCGCGTAGCGAGTCGGCACTGCGATGCAAGCGAGCGATCGTCTGCCGTCGGTAGCTGGTTTGTGGATGACCGAATGACGCCCAAACTCGCTCCAGCAAATGGTTGTTGGCAAGTCGGATGATTTCGATATGGAACGCAACATTGGCCTGCGAGTACTCAGCGGCCCTCGCTTCCGCAACTCCTGGTTCGAGAAATGGCTCGAAGATTGCGCGTAGCGCCAATACATCGCGCTGTGAGGCATTCAGGGCGGCCTCGCGCGCGGCAAACCCTTCGAGTTGCTCTCGGAGCTGTAGCCATTCGCGATAGTCCCGGTCGCTCACTGGCTGCAGAATTGCGCCGCGGCCGGGACGCAGGCTGATAAGGCCTGTACTGTCAAGGCGGATCAATGCCTCGCGTACAGGAGTACGGCTAACGCCCAATTGCGTTGCCAAGTCTTCTTCGCGCACGCGAATGGGCTCAGTGATCTCGGAGCGCAACTCGTTGAGGTGAGCGCTAACGGCCTCGAAGACACCGGAGCCTGTAGATTTTTGAGGTAGCTTGGCGTTCATGAGAACTCTTTGCAGGTCATTTGGTCAGGAGATTCAGTGGCACCAGCACAATCGATGGAAACAGCACTAGCAGAAACATGACGATGAACTGGGCGATCATGAATGGAATCACCCCTTTGGCTACATCGTCGAGGCGCATCTTGCCCACGCCGGCCACCACATTGAGCACAGAGCCGACAGGGGGGGTCACCAGTCCAATGGCATTGTTCATGATGAAAAGTACACCGAAGTAGACGGGATCGATTCCCGCTTCCTTGATGACCGGCATGAGTACGGGAGTCAGGATCAGGATGGTGGGCATCATGTCCATCGCGGTGCCCACGATCATTACCAGGACCATGATCACGATCAGGAGCAGCGTGGGACTGTCCATGAAGGGCTTGAGCAACGCGATCACTTGGTCGGGGATGTCCGCCACTGTGATCAACCACGCCGATACCATGGAGGCTGCGACTAGAAACATGATCACAGCGGTGATCTTGGCAGCCGACACAAATACGCCATACATCTGACGCAAACCGATCTCGCGATAGATGACGGTGGAGACCAGCAATGCATACACTGCAGCTACCACCGCAGCTTCAGTAGGAGTGAAGACACCGAACTTCAATCCGAACAGGACGATCACTGGTAGACCCAGCGCCCACAAGGAATCCTTGAGTGCATGCAACTTCTCTTTGCGGGTTGTTGGTTCCGGCAGGGAGACGTTCTCACGATGTGCCACCAGCCACCATGCTATTGCGATGCTGACCCCCATCATCAGACCGGGAACAATGCCGGCCATGAAAAGTTTGCCGATGGAGACGTTGGCGGCGACTCCAAACACCACAAAACCGATGGACGGAGGGATCACTGGCGCAATAATGCCCGCCGACGCAATCAGACCACCAGCCCTGGCCTTGTCGTGCCCTGCCTTGACCATCATGGGTAGCAGCAACGCGGCCAGGGCAGCGGTATCGGCCACCGCAGAGCCAGACAAGGCTGCCATGAGGCACGCTGCGATGATGGCAACAAAGCCCAGGCCGCCACGCAGGTGCCCCACCAACGCAATAGCCAAATTCACGATCCGTTTGGATAGTCCACCCACATTCATTATTTCGCCGGCCAGCATGAAGAAGGGAACTGCGAGCAGGGGAAAACTGTCAGCCCCATTGATCACGTTCTGGGCGAGGATTTGCGCGTCGAATAGATCCAGGTGAAGCATCAGGGCCAAGCCTGAGAACAATAGGGCATAAGCGATAGGTACGCCGATGGCCATTGCCGCCAAGAGCGCTCCAACAAAGATGAGCACCGTCATTTCTGTCTCCGATTCCTCAATTCAAATGCTTATTGACGCTCGTCTGTCGAAGCGCCTGTTGTCGGGGGCAATACCAGGTGCGCTGATTCTTCGGACTCGACCATCACCACCAGTTCAGAATCTGAGAGTCGGCCGCTCACAGTGAGCCAAATTTGATGGATAAGAATGAGCAGGGTAGAGGCGGCGAATAGCACGCCTGCGAAGTAAAAGATCGCCACAGACAGCCCACTGACAGGGGCTTCGGTTTCTCTATTCACCATGACCTGCCCCCAACTGCCGGTCAGCATTAGCCATGTGATGTAGAGCATCATCACTTGAGCGACAACAAGACACAGTCGCTGGGCTTTGACTGGCAGGCGTGCGATGACCATGTCGGTGCCCATGTGACCGCGCTCGCGCATTACTACCACAGCGCCCATGAAAACCATCCACACGAAGAGCCAGCGCGAAATCTCTTCGGAAATGAGCAACCCGGTGCTGAAAAAGTAGCGAAGCACCACATTCCCAAACACCAGAACGACCATGACAGCCATACAGAGGGCACTTGCGGCATCCAGGGCTTTGCAGTAGGTGGTTAGCAAGCGATTCATAGATTTCTTTCTGCATGCGACCGCAGGCAACGCCCCATCGCTGTCTTCATATTGTATGCAATTCAGTGTTTTGTATGCAAAACTGAAAATGAGTGTGCGAATTTTGATATCGAATACATAAAAGTGATTCGGTATAAACCCTGGGTTGTATGTCTCGCACCTGTGCACCGCCAGCCCTTGCCCTCTTGCGCTCTGCACGCCAGGATCTTCCGGTTGCAACAATTCTTCGCAAAGGCGAGCAATAGACCGTGTCAGGAGATTCAGTGGGGCTATCTCATCTGATGAGGTACCCGCGCAAACCTACGAGGTAGTACATGCGTCGATTCGCCAGGGTCAGCAGTCGGCACGACTATCGGACTCAGACGTTCTTTGACCCACCAGTCAGTGGTTCAACGGGGAAGTGCTTCTGAAATGCCCCATCGTCAGGACACGACTTCTACCCAGCTTTTGATATGCGGATGCAGGCTTGTGCCGAAGCCCACTGCGTCGAGCGATGCCAGATGCACACGGCCATCGCGGATTCTCAAACGTGGCGCTGCGCTGCGATCCCCGATTTCATAGAGATCAGGATGTGCTGCAAGGAACTCCCGGGCCTCCGCATTCGGCTTGCCATTGAAGCCGTGGACAAAATGGTGGGCGTTGCGCTCCACATGCGAAATGCCCAGCAGGCTGACGAGTGCGAGGTCCTGCTGCATGCTGAAGCCGGGTTGCGTGGTCAGGTCTTCGGCAGAGAGGAAGAAGGGCGGCTCCCCCGGCGCGGCCTGCGCATTCCATACATGGCAGCGCGCCAGATTGAGCAGGGACTTGTAGAAACCCTTGCATGATTTCGAGGAGACGCCGCGGTAGCCGAGGGCTCGCGCACGGGTGAACGCGCCCACGTCCTCGTCGGACTCATCGATGATCACGGGTCTGTGGCGTGCAATTGCCTCCACCGGCTGCGACCAGACCACGCCACGCGCAATCGGTTGCTCCACCAGCAATGTCGATGCGCACAGGCGCGCAAGCCGTGGCCTCTCCTCCATGGCTTTCCAAAGCATCGCTACTGCTTCGGCGCTGGTGTATTGCTCGTTGCCGTCCAGCGTCACGAAGTACGGAGAACTCCGGGCGTCGAGCACGGCGGCAATGCGCTCGAGGCGCGCCAGATCGGAAGCATCGTCACCGCCGAGCTTGATCTTGAAATAGCGATTGCCATAGTGGGCGATGACCTCTTGCAGGGTCTCCGGCAAGCCATCATCGGCACGCCCGGATGTTGGAAGGTCCGCCTCGGTGATGGGGTCCAGCATGCCCACCGTGTGCCGCACGTCGAGTTGTGTCTGGGGCTTGAGCGATGCGAGAAATGCCGAAGTTTCAAACGATCCAAGCGATGCATCCAGCGCTCCCAGGTGCATGCCCGCCAGATTGGCCTGCATGGCCTGCCGGAAGCTCAGGCCATGCGCGCGGCACAGGGCATCAAGAATTGCGCGGTCGAGCAGCGCGGGACCGTAACTCATCACGAGAGGCGGCAGGCGGTGGGCATGCGCATCTGCTTCAATCTCGGCGTGATGGTTCGCAAAGAGGTCGAACGCGCTGCATGCGGCGGCCGCCTTATAGGTCTTGGCCGTGAGCCGTAGCGCATCACGCAGTTGCTGCACGTTGTCCGCATCGCTCAACGCGGGGCTTTTGTCGAACCACTTGGCGGCCAGGGCTTCGGCGGCGTAGCCGAATATTTCTCCCCCCTTGCCCGGAAGTCCCAGGCGCACGCGAATCACGGCCTGCAGTCCTTCCCGCACCGTGGTCGCGCCGAAGCGAAACGGCATGCGCAACACATAGGGCAACTCCGCGCATTCGACGGAGAGCACCTTCACATGTGGAACGGTCTGCATGGAGATGCCGCAGGCGATGTCGGTCTACCAGTGCGGGCCGGAACGCGCCTGTGCGTTTCCGCTGGCACCGGAGAGCTCGGTGTAGAGATCGAAGGACATGCGGCCGAGCTCCGGGTGGGCTCTTGTTTCCGCGGTGCGCGGTCGCGGAATGTCCACCGGACGGATGCTGGCCACGCGGCCCGGGCGCGGCGACATGACCACGACGCGATCCGCCAGGAACACCGCCTCAGGAATGGAATGCGTCACGAACACGATGGTCTTGCGTGCTGCCCCCGCGGTACTTTCACCCCAGATGCGCAACAGCTCGATGTTCATCTCGTCGCGCGTCATCGCATCGAGTGCGCCGAAAGGCTCGTCCATGAGGAGAATCGGCGGGTCCATGATGAGCGCACGGCACAGCGACGCACGCTGCTGCATGCCCCCCGAGAGCTCGCGAGGTCGCTTGCCGGCGAAGTCGCCGAGGCCCACCATCCTGAGCAGCGACATCGCACGTTCACGATACTGCTCGGGGTTGCCGCCCGCGAGCTCCACGGGCAACAGAACGTTGTCCAGGATCGTGCGCCACTTGAGCAGCAACGCCGCCTGAAACACCATGCCCACTTTGGCGATCGGCTTTTCAACCGGCGCGCCGTCCACCAGAATGCGGCCGCTCGTGACATTGTGCAGGCCCGCGATCGCGCGCATGAGCGTGGATTTCCCGCAGCCGCTCGGCCCCAGCAGGGCCACGAACTCGCCTTCGTGAATCGTGAGTGAAATATCGCGCAACGCCTCTACCGGCCCGCTTTCTGCCTGATAGATGAGGCCCGCGTGCTCGATCTCGATCAATGGTCGTGTCATGGGCGCAGCCACATTGAGCGCGCTCTGGATGGTTGCCGTGGTGATGCTCACTTTGACTCTTCTCTGCGTTCCGGGATCCGGCTGGGTTCAGGCCAGCGGGCTCACTGCACCGTCAGCGGCATCGCCACCTTGATGAAAAACTGCTTGTCGTACACCGCCGTGCAATCCACCTTCTTGGGCAAGCCCATGTAGGTGTTGACGATATCCACCGAGTTGCACATTTTCTTGTCATCGATCCAGCCGATGCCGTTGTCGGCGTAGTTCTTGGTGCGCATGAGTTCGAAACCCATGTTCATGTTGGCTTCGATGATGGCAACGTCGATCTCCGGCACGCGCTTCTTGTAGATCGCAAGCGCTTCCTTGGGGTTGGCCATGACGTCGCGCCAGCCCATGTAGGAGGCCTCGAGAAATGCGCGCAACGCCTTGGGACGATCCTTCATGGTCTTGTCGCTTGCCAGGATGGCCATGGCGTACATGTCAAAACCGAAGTCCGCCCATTGCAGGCGCACCGCCTTGCCCGAGCCCATGGCCTTGTCATAGAACGGCTGGCCGGTGGTGTAGTCGACCACGCCATCCACGCGTTTCTCTGCAATCGCAGCCACCTTCGCGGTGGGCTCGATGTTCACCCAGCTCACCTTGGCCGGATCGATCTGGTTCAGCCGCGCAAATGCGGGAAACGCCAGGCGCTGGCTGTCACCCGGAGGCGCACCGATGGTCTTGCTTTCCAGATCCTTGGGCTTGGTGAGCGCGTTGTCGGCGCGGCTGAAGAACGTCATCGGTGTCTTGTCGAACACCATGCCGACCATCTTCACGCGGGCACCACGCGAAACGGCGGAAATCACCGGCACGGTATCGGCCACGCCCGCATCGGCGCGGCCGCTGTCCACCTTGGCGATGGATTCGCCGGAGCCCTTGGAGTTCTGGATCGTTACGTCGAGCCCGCGCTGTGCATAGTAGCCCTTGTCGAGCGCCACCCAATAGGCTGCGTGATCACCTACCGCGAACCAGTTCAGTGCAAACGTGAACTTTTCGCGGTCTTGTGCGCTGGCGCCAGCGGGCGCCACGGCGGACAGCAGCACCGCGCAGGCTGCGGCAACGAAAGTGACGGTCGATTTCCTGGAAGTCATGGCTTGGCTTTCAAGTGAAGACGGGTTGTCAACAAGGGCTCACTCGGCCCATGGGGCCAGTACGCGCGAGAGCATCGCGACGATGCCGTACAGCAGTAGGCCCAGGATGGAAATCCACACCAGGGCGGCAAACGCCACTGGCGTATTCATGCTGCTCTGCGTGGTGATGATGACGTAGCCCAGACCTTTCTGCGACGCCACGAATTCACCGACAACGGCGCCGACCACCGCCGAGGTTGCGGTGACTTTCAGTGCGCTGAGGATATAGGGATAGGCATTGGGAATGCGGATCTTCCAGAACACTTTCCATTTCGGTGCGCTGAACACGCGACCAAGGTCGACGAGATCCTTGTCGATCTGAGTCAGTCCTACTGCCGTATTGATCACGACCGGAAAGAAACCGATCAGTGCACCGATCAGCATGTTGGGGATGATGCCGTAGCCCATCCACATGAGAAACAGCGGAGCGATCGCCACCTTGGGCAGGGTGTTCACGAAGACCAGGAATGGGGTGAGTGCACGCGACATGGCATCCGACCATGCAATGGCCATGCCAAGCATCACACCCGCGATGGCGGCAATGAGGAATGCGCCCAGAATTTCAAGCGCCGTGACCCAGGTGTGGCCGAGCCACGGAATCTCGTCGCTGAACATCGCCTGCACCACTGCGCCGGGGCTTGGAAGCAGGTACTCGCGGATATCGAACACCGATACCGCGAGCTGCCAGAGGATGACGAAGCCAATAAACAATCCGATGGCCGGCAGATAGTGTGCCAGCCAGCGCGTGATCTTGTTGCGGTTCATGGTGAACGTTCCGTACCCTTCCTGTTCTTCGCTTGCGCGCTCATCCAAGCCAACGGCTCAGATTGGCAGCGACAAATGCGTCATCCGCCAGATCGGCATGTTCGGCATACACGCGGTCGATGGCATCCTTCTGTCCCTGGCCCAGCCCTTCTTGCGGATCCAGGCACC encodes the following:
- a CDS encoding TRAP transporter substrate-binding protein, yielding MTVAKISLFTRRIPMALAAGTIALTGVQAHAQDIQERKIKFSHAVAKDNPIGLAVDKFAQIVNEKSAGKIKVTGYPNATLGNEIQSMSSAQGGILEMSVVSTAGAAGNVKELAIFDLPFIFRSEKEADAVVDGEVGQSLLKKFSEKNLIGLCYMDYGFRQVTNSKHPIKRLEDFRDLKLRTLQNRVYIDIFKALGATPLPLPYPETYTALETKAIDGQESAYLVTKSSSYQDIQTYLTETRHVYLPAVVLVSKKFWDKLNATERGVLESSCKEAQAFHRDVSRKMEAAVVQDLVKAGMKFNTIEPAEHARMVQATASVIEKYKPELGADLVNKTMATLEKARKAP
- a CDS encoding cupin domain-containing protein; this translates as MALMTPFLPNADKYGPLDSRNMAIDELPWKPTPTAGIDMKILVKDDDTGLLTALFRWQPGSELALHEHVEIEQSYVLEGEFEDADGVYPAGNFVWRPKGHRHTARSPKGALVLCFFLRPNKFLGGELDGQELK
- a CDS encoding fumarylacetoacetate hydrolase family protein, which translates into the protein MKFLNFTHTEGVRLGALINDTRIVDLTAAWPTKPAPQSVDELIAGQDIALAIAKELIEACGDALRNDGTQHTLAYSEVVVLPPVAAVGRNIFNVGRNYREHIIEGNLANGRPADAFPPAIEFFTKPRTALVGHRAKVLRHESLTNSLDYEVELAIVIGKGGRDIPAARAHEHIFGYTILNDVTARDLQRLHGQWFKGKSLDTSCPLGPVVVHASSIDDPDNLALELDVDGQQRQCDNTNSMIFNVATVIEQLSAGMTLLPGDVIATGTPKGVGFAQTPPKCLQVGQTMRARIQGIGELTNTVIA
- a CDS encoding GntR family transcriptional regulator, translating into MNAKLPQKSTGSGVFEAVSAHLNELRSEITEPIRVREEDLATQLGVSRTPVREALIRLDSTGLISLRPGRGAILQPVSDRDYREWLQLREQLEGFAAREAALNASQRDVLALRAIFEPFLEPGVAEARAAEYSQANVAFHIEIIRLANNHLLERVWASFGHPQTSYRRQTIARLHRSADSLREHLEIIDAIEHRDADLAESRARAHVRELYVAVEQASSRERS
- a CDS encoding TRAP transporter large permease subunit, whose amino-acid sequence is MTVLIFVGALLAAMAIGVPIAYALLFSGLALMLHLDLFDAQILAQNVINGADSFPLLAVPFFMLAGEIMNVGGLSKRIVNLAIALVGHLRGGLGFVAIIAACLMAALSGSAVADTAALAALLLPMMVKAGHDKARAGGLIASAGIIAPVIPPSIGFVVFGVAANVSIGKLFMAGIVPGLMMGVSIAIAWWLVAHRENVSLPEPTTRKEKLHALKDSLWALGLPVIVLFGLKFGVFTPTEAAVVAAVYALLVSTVIYREIGLRQMYGVFVSAAKITAVIMFLVAASMVSAWLITVADIPDQVIALLKPFMDSPTLLLIVIMVLVMIVGTAMDMMPTILILTPVLMPVIKEAGIDPVYFGVLFIMNNAIGLVTPPVGSVLNVVAGVGKMRLDDVAKGVIPFMIAQFIVMFLLVLFPSIVLVPLNLLTK
- a CDS encoding TRAP transporter small permease; the encoded protein is MNRLLTTYCKALDAASALCMAVMVVLVFGNVVLRYFFSTGLLISEEISRWLFVWMVFMGAVVVMRERGHMGTDMVIARLPVKAQRLCLVVAQVMMLYITWLMLTGSWGQVMVNRETEAPVSGLSVAIFYFAGVLFAASTLLILIHQIWLTVSGRLSDSELVVMVESEESAHLVLPPTTGASTDERQ
- a CDS encoding enolase C-terminal domain-like protein, which translates into the protein MQTVPHVKVLSVECAELPYVLRMPFRFGATTVREGLQAVIRVRLGLPGKGGEIFGYAAEALAAKWFDKSPALSDADNVQQLRDALRLTAKTYKAAAACSAFDLFANHHAEIEADAHAHRLPPLVMSYGPALLDRAILDALCRAHGLSFRQAMQANLAGMHLGALDASLGSFETSAFLASLKPQTQLDVRHTVGMLDPITEADLPTSGRADDGLPETLQEVIAHYGNRYFKIKLGGDDASDLARLERIAAVLDARSSPYFVTLDGNEQYTSAEAVAMLWKAMEERPRLARLCASTLLVEQPIARGVVWSQPVEAIARHRPVIIDESDEDVGAFTRARALGYRGVSSKSCKGFYKSLLNLARCHVWNAQAAPGEPPFFLSAEDLTTQPGFSMQQDLALVSLLGISHVERNAHHFVHGFNGKPNAEAREFLAAHPDLYEIGDRSAAPRLRIRDGRVHLASLDAVGFGTSLHPHIKSWVEVVS
- a CDS encoding ABC transporter ATP-binding protein, encoding MSITTATIQSALNVAAPMTRPLIEIEHAGLIYQAESGPVEALRDISLTIHEGEFVALLGPSGCGKSTLMRAIAGLHNVTSGRILVDGAPVEKPIAKVGMVFQAALLLKWRTILDNVLLPVELAGGNPEQYRERAMSLLRMVGLGDFAGKRPRELSGGMQQRASLCRALIMDPPILLMDEPFGALDAMTRDEMNIELLRIWGESTAGAARKTIVFVTHSIPEAVFLADRVVVMSPRPGRVASIRPVDIPRPRTAETRAHPELGRMSFDLYTELSGASGNAQARSGPHW
- a CDS encoding ABC transporter substrate-binding protein, giving the protein MTSRKSTVTFVAAACAVLLSAVAPAGASAQDREKFTFALNWFAVGDHAAYWVALDKGYYAQRGLDVTIQNSKGSGESIAKVDSGRADAGVADTVPVISAVSRGARVKMVGMVFDKTPMTFFSRADNALTKPKDLESKTIGAPPGDSQRLAFPAFARLNQIDPAKVSWVNIEPTAKVAAIAEKRVDGVVDYTTGQPFYDKAMGSGKAVRLQWADFGFDMYAMAILASDKTMKDRPKALRAFLEASYMGWRDVMANPKEALAIYKKRVPEIDVAIIEANMNMGFELMRTKNYADNGIGWIDDKKMCNSVDIVNTYMGLPKKVDCTAVYDKQFFIKVAMPLTVQ
- a CDS encoding ABC transporter permease → MNRNKITRWLAHYLPAIGLFIGFVILWQLAVSVFDIREYLLPSPGAVVQAMFSDEIPWLGHTWVTALEILGAFLIAAIAGVMLGMAIAWSDAMSRALTPFLVFVNTLPKVAIAPLFLMWMGYGIIPNMLIGALIGFFPVVINTAVGLTQIDKDLVDLGRVFSAPKWKVFWKIRIPNAYPYILSALKVTATSAVVGAVVGEFVASQKGLGYVIITTQSSMNTPVAFAALVWISILGLLLYGIVAMLSRVLAPWAE